One stretch of Pigmentiphaga aceris DNA includes these proteins:
- a CDS encoding amino acid ABC transporter ATP-binding protein: protein MIDISQLKKAFGQNVVLKDITLQLEKGKVLAMIGPSGSGKSTLLRCINLLSVPDGGAIRVGEQTIEFKGAHTRLPPERTLARFRASTGMVFQHFNLFPHMTALQNVMEGPVTVLKTPKAQAEAEARALLAKVGLLERAGYYPDKLSGGQKQRVAIARALAMKPAVMLFDEATSALDPELVGEVLNVIKGLAAEGMTMILVTHEIAFAREVADQVIFMRDGVVAESGPPSVVIDNPQQESTRAFLGRFKASEAAQATAAG, encoded by the coding sequence TTGATCGACATTTCCCAGCTCAAGAAAGCGTTCGGCCAGAACGTGGTCTTGAAGGACATCACCTTGCAGCTCGAAAAGGGCAAGGTGCTGGCGATGATCGGCCCGTCTGGCTCGGGGAAATCAACGCTGCTGCGTTGCATCAACCTCTTGTCGGTGCCCGATGGTGGTGCCATCCGGGTTGGCGAACAAACCATCGAGTTCAAGGGCGCGCATACCCGTTTGCCGCCCGAGCGCACGCTGGCGCGCTTCCGGGCATCGACCGGCATGGTGTTCCAGCACTTCAACCTGTTCCCGCACATGACGGCCTTGCAAAACGTCATGGAAGGCCCGGTTACCGTGCTGAAGACGCCCAAGGCGCAGGCCGAAGCCGAGGCGCGTGCGCTGTTGGCAAAGGTCGGTCTGCTGGAACGCGCTGGCTACTACCCCGACAAACTGTCCGGTGGCCAGAAGCAACGCGTGGCGATTGCGCGCGCGCTGGCGATGAAGCCTGCCGTCATGCTGTTCGACGAGGCAACGTCTGCACTGGACCCGGAACTGGTGGGCGAAGTGCTCAACGTCATCAAGGGCCTGGCTGCGGAAGGCATGACCATGATTCTGGTGACCCACGAAATCGCGTTTGCGCGTGAAGTGGCCGATCAGGTCATTTTCATGCGCGATGGGGTGGTGGCCGAAAGCGGGCCACCCAGCGTGGTCATCGACAACCCGCAACAGGAATCGACCCGCGCGTTCCTGGGCCGATTCAAGGCATCGGAAGCCGCGCAGGCCACTGCCGCCGGTTAA